A stretch of DNA from Dokdonia sp. PRO95:
TCTGTAGCTGGCGCCTCTGCAGCAGTATCAATAAGGCACACAACTGCACCTACCTCAACAGCATCACCTTCTTCTGCTTTAAGTGTAATGACTCCACTCATCTCTGCTGGAAGCTCGAGCGTTGCTTTATCACTGTCTACCTCGGCAATGGCCTGGTCTTTTTCTACATAATCGCCGTCTTCAACGAGCCATTGTGCGATTTCAACTTCTGTGATGGATTCTCCCGGTGAAGGGACTTTCATTTCTAAAACCATAATGTTTCTGGTTACGCCAGTATTACTAAACCTACTTAGATGAAGGACGCTGGCGGCTATTAATTGTTACTATTTTACAGGCGCTTCAAAAACGCTATCTATTACTTTTTTGTGTCTTGCTTTTGATCTTGTACTACTTCCCGCAGCTGGAGATGCATAAACACGTCGCGATGCTACTCTAAGTTTTACTTGATCAAAATTCATAAGCATATAACCCCAAGCTCCCATATTTCTAGGCTCTTCTTGTGCCCAGACATAATCTGTTACATTAGGATAAGTTGCTATAATATCTTCTAACTGCTTTTGTGGCAGCGGGAATAATTGTTCTATACGTACAAGGGCTACATCATCACGTCCATTTTCCTTACGACGCTCTAAGAGATCATAATAAAATTTACCTGTACAGAATACAAGTGATGTAACTTTCTTCTTATCTACCTCAGTGTCATCAAGAACTTCTAGAAAAGACCCTGTGGTAAGCTCCTCTTTAGTACTCACTACAAGAGGGTGCCTTAATAAGGATTTAGGTGTAAAAACTACAAGCGGCTTTCTGAAATTCCACTTCATCTGGCGACGTAGTAGGTGAAAGAAGTTTGCTGGCGTCGTTACATCTGCCATTATAAGGTTATCTGTAGCACAAAGCTGCAGGTAACGTTCCATACGTGCACTAGAGTGCTCAGAACCTTGACCTTCATACCCGTGAGGTAATAACATCACAAGTCCGTTTTGTGTTTTCCACTTAGACTCTGCTGCGCTTATGTATTGGTCTAACATTATCTGTGCACCATTTGAAAAATCTCCAAATTGAGCCTCCCAGATAGTAAGTGTCTTAGGAGCAGCCATCGCATACCCGTAGTCAAAACCTACCACTCCATACTCAGAAAGTAGTGAGTTATAGATATCCATCTTACCAGCTACGTCTAAACGGTTGTGTAGATTGATCTCTTCTACATCATCTTCTGTTTTGATAATGGCGTGACGGTGAGAAAATGTTCCTCTCTCTACGTCTTGTCCAGATATACGTACATTAAATCCTTCTTCCATAAGAGAACCGTAAGCAAGAAGCTCACCCATTCCCCAGTCTAATTGGTTCTTTTCTGTATACTGCTTATTTCTATCTGCAACAATACGCTGTATCTTGCGTATGAACTTTTTATCTTCTGGTAACTTCGTAATACCATCTGCTATAACATCTAGCTTACTTATATCATAGGTAGTATCTACAGGAGTAAGAATATCTTCTCTACTTCCTATCTCATACCCTTCCCAGTCATCTGCAAGAATCTCGGTAATTACCGTTTTATCTCTCTTACGAGATTCTTCAAGATCTTCTTCAAGATCATCTTTATATTCTTTTTCGAGCTGCTTAACGTATCCCTTTTCTATAATTCCTTCCTTAAGAAGTCTTTCTGCATAGATATCACGTGGGTTTGCGTGTTTTGAGATTGCTTTATATAGTAAAGGCTGTGTAAACCTAGGCTCATCACCTTCATTATGTCCATACTTTCTATAACCTAGTATATCTATAAATACATCACGACCAAATTGCATTCTAAAATCAAGTGCAAAAGCAAATGCGTGACATACAGACTCTACATCATCTGCATTTACGTGTAGTACTGGAGACAAGGTAACCTTACCCACATCTGTACTATAAGTAGATGATCTCGCGTCGAGATAGTTTGTAGTAAAACCTACTTGGTTATTTGCTACGATATGTATCGTACCACCCGTGCGATATCCTTCTAACTGTGCCATTTGCACAATTTCATATACAATACCTTGACCAGCTACGGCAGCATCTCCGTGTATAGCAATAGGAAGAATTTTCTTCTCATCTCCTCCTAACTGATTATCAATTTTTGCACGAGACATCCCCTCTATTACTGCTCCTACAGTCTCGAGGTGCGATGGGTTAGGTGCTAGGTCCATACGTATTTTGTGTCCCTTATCGCTTTCGCGAAAGCTAGTCCACCCCATATGGTATTTTACATCTCCATCAAAAAGTTCATCCTCATCATACTCTTTTCCATCAAACTCAGAAAAGATTGCCTCTGGTGATTTTCCGAAGATATTTGCTAGAACATTAAGACGACCACGGTGTGCCATCCCTACTACAAATTGCTCAACACCTTTATCAGACCCTCTCTCGATAAGCGTATCAAGTCCCGGAATCATAGCGTCAAGACCTTCTACAGAAAAACGTTTTTGCCCTACATACTTAGAGTGCAAGAAACCTTCAAAAGAAGCTGTTTGATTTAATTTTTTGAGAATATGCCTTTTTTCCTCTTTTGAAAAAGAAGGATGGTTATCATTTTTATTGAGCCAGTTCTGTATCCAAGCAATCTCTTCTGGATTACGAATGTACATATACTCAATACCTATGTGGTCACAATATATGGCCTCAAGGTGATTTACAATCTCTTGTAACGTCTTCTTCCCAATACCTAAAATTGAACCAGCTTCAAACTCTGTACTAAGATCAGACTTAGAGAGTCCAAAGTTTTCTATCTCTAGTGTAGGTGCATATTTACGACGTGCACGTACAGGGTTAGTCTTTGTAAAGAGGTGACCTCTGTTACGGTATCCGTCTATTAATTTTACTATTTGAAATTCTTTTTGAATTCCTTCAGGAATAACCACAGTCTCTCCCCCTACATCACCAGTAACCTCTTCTGCACTTTCTAGTCCAAAGTCAAAACCTTGAAAAAAAGCGCGCCAGCTAGCTTCTACACTATCTGGGTTAAGTAAATATTGATCGTAAAGCTCAGCAAAGTAAGCGGTATGTGCGGCATTCAGAAATGAAAATCTATCCATTTGATATTTAAGTTCTGCGTCTTGCGACTTTAGAAAAGCAAAAATACGATAATTAACATTTTTGGACATATAATACCTATATTTATAACAGAGAATTAAGACACTACAGCTATGAAATGCAATTTTTTAGGGATTATACTACTTACAGGCCTCTTTTTTACAATGACAACAACAACTCAAGCGCAAGAGATTGCTACAAAACCTAAAAGTGAGTTTTGGAGCAAGGTGCGTTTTGGTGGTGGATTAGGCTTAAATTTTGGCCGAAACAATACTAACATCACGGTTGCACCAAGTGCATTGTACCAACCCAATCAATATGTCGCATTTGGTCCAGGGCTTAATTACACTTATCAAAAATTTGGAGATTTTAAAACAACTCTTGTAGGGGCAAGTGCTATTGTCATTTCAAATCCGCTTGATTTCTTACAGCTATCTGGAGAGTTTGAGCAACTTCGCGTTTTTCAATCGGTTTCTGGACTACCAGACATTCCAAATTCTTGGAACACTGCACTCTTTCTGGGCGCGGGATACCGTCTCAACGTAGGAGGCAATAGCCTAGGCGCAATCGGGATACGTTACAATGTACTCTTTGACGATAATGATTCTGTTTATGCAGATGCGTGGCAGCCTTTTGTGAGGGTTTATTTTTAAGGAAACATTTATAACAAGTGGTTTTTGTTAAGTTTGCTAGACATCTTATCAAGCCTTACAATGACACAAAAACTTCGTTATCTACTTATATTAGTAGCATTATGCACTCTTAATTCTTGTGGTTTCTCATCAGAAACAAAAAGTCCAATTATAGAACTGAGTGACACAAATGAACCTTTTGTGGGAAAAATTGTTCTTGAAAATATTGAGGACAATACTAAAACCGAAGTTACTTTTCATGTAGATGTAAATAGTATACGTAGAGAGCAAACTCATCAAGGAGGTGAAGGCCTTCTAGGCGATAAAGCTGGTATAATTGTAAACTATGACAAGGATCAAGTTATCTTATACAACACATCTGGAGGAGCAAAATGGACAGAATATACTATAGAAGAGTATAAAAACACACTGGCCAAAGTCACCTTTCCATACGCATCTATTGTAACGCCGTATGATTACACTTA
This window harbors:
- a CDS encoding 2-oxoglutarate dehydrogenase E1 component — its product is MDRFSFLNAAHTAYFAELYDQYLLNPDSVEASWRAFFQGFDFGLESAEEVTGDVGGETVVIPEGIQKEFQIVKLIDGYRNRGHLFTKTNPVRARRKYAPTLEIENFGLSKSDLSTEFEAGSILGIGKKTLQEIVNHLEAIYCDHIGIEYMYIRNPEEIAWIQNWLNKNDNHPSFSKEEKRHILKKLNQTASFEGFLHSKYVGQKRFSVEGLDAMIPGLDTLIERGSDKGVEQFVVGMAHRGRLNVLANIFGKSPEAIFSEFDGKEYDEDELFDGDVKYHMGWTSFRESDKGHKIRMDLAPNPSHLETVGAVIEGMSRAKIDNQLGGDEKKILPIAIHGDAAVAGQGIVYEIVQMAQLEGYRTGGTIHIVANNQVGFTTNYLDARSSTYSTDVGKVTLSPVLHVNADDVESVCHAFAFALDFRMQFGRDVFIDILGYRKYGHNEGDEPRFTQPLLYKAISKHANPRDIYAERLLKEGIIEKGYVKQLEKEYKDDLEEDLEESRKRDKTVITEILADDWEGYEIGSREDILTPVDTTYDISKLDVIADGITKLPEDKKFIRKIQRIVADRNKQYTEKNQLDWGMGELLAYGSLMEEGFNVRISGQDVERGTFSHRHAIIKTEDDVEEINLHNRLDVAGKMDIYNSLLSEYGVVGFDYGYAMAAPKTLTIWEAQFGDFSNGAQIMLDQYISAAESKWKTQNGLVMLLPHGYEGQGSEHSSARMERYLQLCATDNLIMADVTTPANFFHLLRRQMKWNFRKPLVVFTPKSLLRHPLVVSTKEELTTGSFLEVLDDTEVDKKKVTSLVFCTGKFYYDLLERRKENGRDDVALVRIEQLFPLPQKQLEDIIATYPNVTDYVWAQEEPRNMGAWGYMLMNFDQVKLRVASRRVYASPAAGSSTRSKARHKKVIDSVFEAPVK